One genomic window of Solanum dulcamara chromosome 12, daSolDulc1.2, whole genome shotgun sequence includes the following:
- the LOC129876621 gene encoding glyceraldehyde-3-phosphate dehydrogenase GAPCP1, chloroplastic-like: MAFSSLLKPTASLVRPTDRLQASCPGLHYSTNSVKLQTDALSVMQSSSLQKSGACSIQPIRATATELPPTVPRSKTGGKTRIGINGFGRIGRLVLRIATFRDDIDVVAVNDPFIDAKYMAYMLKYDSTHGVYSGSISVLDDSTLEINGKQIKVNSKRDPADIPWGDLGADYVVESSGVFTTVEKASAHKKGGAKKVVISAPSADAPMFVVGVNEKTYRANMDVVSNASCTTNCLAPLAKVVHEEFGIVEGLMTTVHATTATQKTVDGPSMKDWRGGRGAGQNIIPSSTGAAKAVGKVLPELNGKLTGMAFRVPTPNVSVVDLTCRLDKNASYDDVKAVIKYASEGPLKGILGYTDEDVVSNDFVGDSRSSIFDAKAGMGLSKSFLKLVSWYDNEWGYSNRVLDLIEHMALVAATN; encoded by the exons ATggctttctcttctcttctcaaACCTACCGCCTCCCTTGTTCGACCTACTGATCGCTTACAG GCATCATGTCCGGGTCTTCATTACAGTACCAACTCTGTCAAATTACAAACCGATGCTCTCTCAGTCATGCAATCTTCCTCCTTACA AAAATCTGGTGCCTGCAGCATTCAACCCATCAGAGCAACTGCTACGGAGTTGCCTCCAACAGTTCCAA GGTCAAAGACCGGTGGGAAGACGAGGATTGGTATAAATG GTTTTGGACGTATTGGAAGATTGGTATTACGAATTGCAACATTCAGGGATGATATTGATGTGGTCGCAGTTAATGACCCATTTATTGATGCTAAGTACATG GCCTACATGCTCAAGTATGATTCCACTCACGGAGTCTACAGTGGATCCATCAGTGTCCTGGATGACTCTACTTTGGAAATCAATGGAAAGCAGATTAAAGTCAATAGCAAAAG GGATCCTGCAGATATTCCATGGGGTGATTTAGGTGCAGATTATGTTGTTGAATCTTCTGGTGTCTTCACAACTGTTGAGAAGGCCTCCGCACATAAGAAG GGTGGTGCAAAGAAGGTTGTAATCTCAGCACCATCAGCTGATGCACCTATGTTTGTGGTAGGAGTGAATGAGAAAACTTACAGAGCCAACATGGATGTTGTTTCTAATGCTAGCTGTACTACCAATTGCCTTGCTCCCCTTGCCAAG GTGGTTCATGAAGAGTTTGGCATTGTTGAGGGATTAATGACTACTGTGCATGCAACAACAG CTACCCAAAAGACTGTTGATGGGCCATCAATGAAGGATTGGCGAGGAGGCCGTGGTGCAGGACAGAACATCATCCCTAGTTCAACTGGTGCTGCTAAG GCAGTAGGAAAAGTTCTGCCAGAATTGAATGGGAAGCTCACTGGAATGGCGTTCCGTGTGCCAACACCTAATGTCTCTGTTGTGGACTTGACTTGCCGGCTAGATAAAAATGCTTCTTATGATGATGTGAAAGCAGTGATAAA GTATGCATCAGAGGGTCCACTTAAAGGCATTTTGGGTTACACAGACGAGGATGTTGTCTCAAATGATTTTGTTGGCGATTCCAG GTCGAGCATATTTGATGCTAAAGCTGGTATGGGCCTGAGCAAATCATTCCTGAAGCTTGTCTCCTGGTATGATAATGAGTGGGGTTACAG CAACCGAGTGTTGGACCTCATAGAACACATGGCGTTGGTAGCAGCCACCAATTGA
- the LOC129877661 gene encoding metal tolerance protein 9 isoform X1, whose protein sequence is MEISRSNVGGGSNDGPLYDSFRTELLSPAAQAVVDQIQSSSSASWRLNVSEFHLPERRRSSDHHYFSVRRLLPTPRKQGKIAEYYKRQERLVEGFNEMDTINESGCLPASLTEDEMKQLAKSERMAIHLSNMANVFLFIAKIYASVESKSLAVIASTLDSLLDLLSGFILWFTSHAMKNPNQYHYPIGKKRMQPVGIIIFASVMATLGLQILFESAKELINKSRPEMNLEKEKWTIGIMVSVTVVKFLLMVYCRRFKNEIVRAYAQDHFFDVITNSVGLVTAVLAVRFYRWIDPTGAIIIAVYTISTWAKTVAENVWSLIGRTAPPDFLTKLTYLIWNHHEEIKHIDTVRAYTFGVNYFVEVDIVLPEDMFLHQAHNIGETLQEKLEQLPEVERAFVHIDFEFTHRPEHKITV, encoded by the exons ATGGAAATCAGTCGGAGTAATGTTGGTGGCGGCAGCAATGACGGCCCTTTGTACGACAGTTTTAGGACGGAACTGCTGTCTCCGGCTGCTCAGGCGGTGGTTGATCAGATTCAGTCTTCATCTTCGGCGTCATGGAGGCTTAACGTTAGCGAATTTCATCTTCCGGAACGCCGCCGCTCCTCCGATCATCACTACTTCAGTGTCCGTCGTCTACTTCCTACTCCCA GGAAACAGGGCAAAATTGCTGAATACTACAAAAGGCAAGAAAGGCTGGTTGAAGGATTCAATGAGATGGACACTATTAATGAATCTGGTTGTTTACCTGCAAGCCTAACTGAG GACGAAATGAAGCAGCTTGCTAAGAGTGAAAGGATGGCTATTCATTTATCAAACATGGCAAATGTGTTCCTTTTCATTGCAAAAATCTATGCATCTGTTGAGAGCAAATCTTTGGCTGTTATCGCATCAACGTTGGATTCCCTCTTAGATCTCTTATCAGGGTTTATTCTGTGGTTCACTTCTCATGCCATGAAAAATCCAAACCAGTATCACTATCCTATTGGGAAAAAGAGGATGCAACCTGTG ggtattattatttttgcatcTGTAATGGCAACACTAGGATTACAAATACTGTTCGAGTCTGCAAAAGAACTCATAAATAAG TCTCGCCCTGAGATGAACCTTGAGAAGGAAAAATGGACGATTGGGATTATGGTCTCGGTCACAGTGGTCAAGTTTCTGCTTATGGTCTACTGTCGAAGGTTCAAAAATGAAATCGTAAGAGCCTATGCCCAAGACCATTTCTTTGATGTCATCACCAACTCAGTTGGATTAGTGACTGCTGTCTTAGCAGTCCGATTCTACAGGTGGATTGATCCTACGGGAGCTATAATA ATAGCTGTGTACACAATTAGCACGTGGGCGAAGACGGTGGCTGAAAATGTCTGGTCACTCATTGGAAGAACAGCTCCGCCAGACTTTCTTACGAAATTAACTTATCTTATATGGAATCATCATGAAGAAATCAAGCACATTGACACGGTCAGAGCATATACTTTTGGCGTGAATTACTTTGTGGAAGTTGATATAGTGTTGCCAGAGGACATGTTTTTGCACCAGGCACATAATATTGGTGAAACACTGCAAGAAAAATTGGAGCAACTCCCTGAAGTTGAGCGAGCTTTTGTCCATATAGATTTTGAGTTTACTCACAGGCCAGAACACAAAATCACAGTGTAA
- the LOC129877661 gene encoding metal tolerance protein 10 isoform X2 gives MEISRSNVGGGSNDGPLYDSFRTELLSPAAQAVVDQIQSSSSASWRLNVSEFHLPERRRSSDHHYFSGNRAKLLNTTKGKKGWLKDSMRWTLLMNLDEMKQLAKSERMAIHLSNMANVFLFIAKIYASVESKSLAVIASTLDSLLDLLSGFILWFTSHAMKNPNQYHYPIGKKRMQPVGIIIFASVMATLGLQILFESAKELINKSRPEMNLEKEKWTIGIMVSVTVVKFLLMVYCRRFKNEIVRAYAQDHFFDVITNSVGLVTAVLAVRFYRWIDPTGAIIIAVYTISTWAKTVAENVWSLIGRTAPPDFLTKLTYLIWNHHEEIKHIDTVRAYTFGVNYFVEVDIVLPEDMFLHQAHNIGETLQEKLEQLPEVERAFVHIDFEFTHRPEHKITV, from the exons ATGGAAATCAGTCGGAGTAATGTTGGTGGCGGCAGCAATGACGGCCCTTTGTACGACAGTTTTAGGACGGAACTGCTGTCTCCGGCTGCTCAGGCGGTGGTTGATCAGATTCAGTCTTCATCTTCGGCGTCATGGAGGCTTAACGTTAGCGAATTTCATCTTCCGGAACGCCGCCGCTCCTCCGATCATCACTACTTCAGT GGAAACAGGGCAAAATTGCTGAATACTACAAAAGGCAAGAAAGGCTGGTTGAAGGATTCAATGAGATGGACACTATTAATGAATCTG GACGAAATGAAGCAGCTTGCTAAGAGTGAAAGGATGGCTATTCATTTATCAAACATGGCAAATGTGTTCCTTTTCATTGCAAAAATCTATGCATCTGTTGAGAGCAAATCTTTGGCTGTTATCGCATCAACGTTGGATTCCCTCTTAGATCTCTTATCAGGGTTTATTCTGTGGTTCACTTCTCATGCCATGAAAAATCCAAACCAGTATCACTATCCTATTGGGAAAAAGAGGATGCAACCTGTG ggtattattatttttgcatcTGTAATGGCAACACTAGGATTACAAATACTGTTCGAGTCTGCAAAAGAACTCATAAATAAG TCTCGCCCTGAGATGAACCTTGAGAAGGAAAAATGGACGATTGGGATTATGGTCTCGGTCACAGTGGTCAAGTTTCTGCTTATGGTCTACTGTCGAAGGTTCAAAAATGAAATCGTAAGAGCCTATGCCCAAGACCATTTCTTTGATGTCATCACCAACTCAGTTGGATTAGTGACTGCTGTCTTAGCAGTCCGATTCTACAGGTGGATTGATCCTACGGGAGCTATAATA ATAGCTGTGTACACAATTAGCACGTGGGCGAAGACGGTGGCTGAAAATGTCTGGTCACTCATTGGAAGAACAGCTCCGCCAGACTTTCTTACGAAATTAACTTATCTTATATGGAATCATCATGAAGAAATCAAGCACATTGACACGGTCAGAGCATATACTTTTGGCGTGAATTACTTTGTGGAAGTTGATATAGTGTTGCCAGAGGACATGTTTTTGCACCAGGCACATAATATTGGTGAAACACTGCAAGAAAAATTGGAGCAACTCCCTGAAGTTGAGCGAGCTTTTGTCCATATAGATTTTGAGTTTACTCACAGGCCAGAACACAAAATCACAGTGTAA
- the LOC129877661 gene encoding metal tolerance protein 9 isoform X3, which produces MDTINESGCLPASLTEDEMKQLAKSERMAIHLSNMANVFLFIAKIYASVESKSLAVIASTLDSLLDLLSGFILWFTSHAMKNPNQYHYPIGKKRMQPVGIIIFASVMATLGLQILFESAKELINKSRPEMNLEKEKWTIGIMVSVTVVKFLLMVYCRRFKNEIVRAYAQDHFFDVITNSVGLVTAVLAVRFYRWIDPTGAIIIAVYTISTWAKTVAENVWSLIGRTAPPDFLTKLTYLIWNHHEEIKHIDTVRAYTFGVNYFVEVDIVLPEDMFLHQAHNIGETLQEKLEQLPEVERAFVHIDFEFTHRPEHKITV; this is translated from the exons ATGGACACTATTAATGAATCTGGTTGTTTACCTGCAAGCCTAACTGAG GACGAAATGAAGCAGCTTGCTAAGAGTGAAAGGATGGCTATTCATTTATCAAACATGGCAAATGTGTTCCTTTTCATTGCAAAAATCTATGCATCTGTTGAGAGCAAATCTTTGGCTGTTATCGCATCAACGTTGGATTCCCTCTTAGATCTCTTATCAGGGTTTATTCTGTGGTTCACTTCTCATGCCATGAAAAATCCAAACCAGTATCACTATCCTATTGGGAAAAAGAGGATGCAACCTGTG ggtattattatttttgcatcTGTAATGGCAACACTAGGATTACAAATACTGTTCGAGTCTGCAAAAGAACTCATAAATAAG TCTCGCCCTGAGATGAACCTTGAGAAGGAAAAATGGACGATTGGGATTATGGTCTCGGTCACAGTGGTCAAGTTTCTGCTTATGGTCTACTGTCGAAGGTTCAAAAATGAAATCGTAAGAGCCTATGCCCAAGACCATTTCTTTGATGTCATCACCAACTCAGTTGGATTAGTGACTGCTGTCTTAGCAGTCCGATTCTACAGGTGGATTGATCCTACGGGAGCTATAATA ATAGCTGTGTACACAATTAGCACGTGGGCGAAGACGGTGGCTGAAAATGTCTGGTCACTCATTGGAAGAACAGCTCCGCCAGACTTTCTTACGAAATTAACTTATCTTATATGGAATCATCATGAAGAAATCAAGCACATTGACACGGTCAGAGCATATACTTTTGGCGTGAATTACTTTGTGGAAGTTGATATAGTGTTGCCAGAGGACATGTTTTTGCACCAGGCACATAATATTGGTGAAACACTGCAAGAAAAATTGGAGCAACTCCCTGAAGTTGAGCGAGCTTTTGTCCATATAGATTTTGAGTTTACTCACAGGCCAGAACACAAAATCACAGTGTAA